Proteins from a single region of Symphalangus syndactylus isolate Jambi chromosome 12, NHGRI_mSymSyn1-v2.1_pri, whole genome shotgun sequence:
- the LOC134734590 gene encoding 10 kDa heat shock protein, mitochondrial-like codes for MAGQAFRKFRPLRLGTVFERSAAKTVTKGSIMLPEKSQGKVFQAIVVAVGSGSKGKGGQIQPVSMKVGDKVLLPQYGGTKVVLDDKDYFLFRDGDILGKHVE; via the exons ATGGCAGGACAAGCGTTTAGAAAGTTTCGTCCActcaggctgggtacagtg tttgaaaGGAGTGCTGCTAAAACTGTAACCAAAGGAAGCATTATGCTTCCAGAAAAATCTCAAGGAAAAGTATTTCAAGCAATAGTAGTCGCTGTTGGATCAGGTTCTAAAGGAAAGGGTGGACAGATTCAACCAGTTAGCATGAAAGTTGGAGATAAAGTTCTTCTCCCACAATATGGAGGCACCAAAGTAGTTCTAGATGACAAGGATTATTTCCTATTTAGAGACGGTGACATTCTTGGAAAGCACGTAGAGTGA